The Lactobacillus sp. CBA3605 genome contains a region encoding:
- a CDS encoding phosphate ABC transporter substrate-binding protein PstS family protein: protein MKKSRVIQLLGLILIGVLVGLGYTHRVKTNTGESITAVGSTALQPLVEAAGEQYSSEHTGIFINVQGGGSGTGLSQIQSGAVAIGNSDVFAEEQAGIQASKLKDHQVAVVGIAPIINKHTGITNLTGHQLDQIFTGKLTNWRQVSGKDLPIVLINRAQGSGTRKTFERYALNGHKSAESQEQDSSGLARSIVASTPGAISYVAFSYLDSSVTTVSVDGVQPTEANVRQNRWRIWSYEHLYTSLQPDPLTKKFITYILSTAVQKKLVKQLGYISVHDMQVQRSATGKITTVK from the coding sequence AATACTGGCGAGTCAATCACCGCAGTTGGTTCCACCGCATTACAGCCCTTAGTCGAAGCGGCTGGTGAACAATATAGTTCTGAACATACCGGGATTTTTATTAATGTGCAAGGTGGCGGATCTGGTACGGGTCTAAGCCAAATCCAATCTGGCGCTGTTGCCATTGGTAATTCTGATGTTTTTGCTGAAGAGCAAGCTGGAATTCAGGCGAGTAAGCTTAAAGATCATCAAGTCGCTGTGGTTGGGATTGCCCCAATCATTAACAAGCATACTGGAATCACTAATTTAACTGGGCACCAATTAGACCAGATTTTCACTGGTAAATTAACGAATTGGCGCCAGGTTAGTGGTAAAGATTTGCCAATTGTCTTGATTAATCGCGCGCAAGGGTCGGGAACTCGGAAGACATTTGAGCGGTATGCACTCAATGGTCACAAGAGTGCTGAATCGCAAGAACAAGATTCTTCGGGTTTAGCGCGGTCGATTGTCGCCAGTACACCCGGTGCGATTAGCTATGTCGCCTTTTCATATTTAGATTCTTCAGTGACAACCGTTTCTGTGGATGGCGTGCAACCTACAGAAGCCAACGTCCGACAAAATCGATGGCGAATTTGGTCATATGAACATTTATATACAAGTTTGCAGCCAGATCCATTAACAAAAAAATTTATTACTTATATTCTATCAACCGCTGTTCAGAAAAAATTAGTGAAACAGTTAGGTTATATCTCGGTTCATGATATGCAGGTTCAGCGGAGTGCGACCGGTAAAATTACGACCGTGAAATAA
- the pstC gene encoding phosphate ABC transporter permease subunit PstC — translation MDKIRASLLKKSVASKIERRGKLISLTCLALIIVVVFLIFYFVASRGLATFFQNHINFWQFLSGTQWNPGTVGTNGQPAVGALPMLVGSFLITILSALIATPFAIGTAVFMTEISPRRGAQILRPVTELLVGIPSVVYGFIGLQVVVPFVRSTFGGSGYGILSGTFVLFVMILPTVTSMSADALNAVPRYYREASLALGATRWQTTYKVVLRAAIPGMLTAIVFGMARAFGEALAVQMVIGNATLLPQNLVSPASTLTSILTMGIGNTVMGSLQNNALWSLAMMLLLMSLFFNLVIRYIGRKGKLNNER, via the coding sequence ATGGATAAAATTCGGGCAAGTCTCTTGAAAAAATCAGTTGCGAGCAAAATTGAACGCCGCGGTAAGCTAATCAGTTTAACCTGTTTGGCATTGATTATCGTCGTCGTGTTCTTGATTTTCTACTTTGTCGCATCACGGGGGCTAGCAACCTTCTTTCAAAATCATATTAACTTTTGGCAGTTTCTAAGTGGGACACAATGGAATCCAGGAACCGTGGGGACCAATGGTCAGCCAGCAGTTGGGGCGTTACCAATGTTAGTTGGCTCGTTTCTAATCACAATTTTATCAGCCTTGATTGCGACGCCATTTGCCATTGGGACTGCTGTGTTTATGACTGAAATTTCACCGCGGCGTGGGGCTCAAATTTTGCGACCAGTGACGGAATTATTAGTCGGGATTCCGTCCGTTGTGTATGGGTTCATCGGGTTACAAGTTGTCGTGCCATTTGTAAGAAGCACTTTTGGTGGCAGTGGGTATGGGATTTTATCCGGGACCTTTGTCCTATTCGTTATGATTCTACCAACTGTTACATCGATGAGTGCTGATGCGTTAAATGCCGTTCCACGGTATTATCGAGAAGCATCATTGGCGTTAGGTGCAACTCGGTGGCAAACCACGTATAAAGTGGTTTTGAGAGCCGCAATCCCAGGTATGCTAACAGCCATTGTTTTTGGGATGGCCCGGGCCTTTGGCGAAGCCTTAGCTGTACAAATGGTGATTGGGAATGCGACCTTGCTGCCGCAAAATTTAGTTTCACCAGCCTCAACGTTAACTAGTATCTTAACCATGGGAATTGGGAATACCGTTATGGGCTCCTTACAAAATAATGCGTTGTGGTCGTTAGCTATGATGTTATTACTCATGTCACTGTTCTTTAACTTAGTGATTCGCTATATTGGACGAAAGGGGAAACTAAATAATGAACGCTAA